In Malassezia restricta chromosome VII, complete sequence, the sequence CACGATGCTGTCAcgacgcgtgccgagcgtggTTTGCGTATTGCGCACCTTTCCTACGCAGATGCGCCACTTCAGTTCGGCATGTTACGCGGCAATCACTTTACCATAACGCTGCGCGATGTCCGCTGGACTGATACAGCCACGCCCAGTGATGATATTCAACGCATCCTCGGCGAACATGTCCGCgatctcgaggcgcatggATTCATCAATTACTTTGGCATGCAGCGTTTCGGCACGGGTCTTGTATCCACGCACCAAGTGGGCAtcgctgtgctgcgcaaAGACTTCCGAGAGGCACTCCGCCTGGTGCTAGAGGCCGGTGCCCTTCACGGTGATGCGGACGAGGAGGATGCACCCCCCGCTGTGCTTGCGACGCGACAGGCTCAAGCAGCCGTGGCGGAAAAACAGTATGAAGATGCCTACCGCTTGATGCCCAAGAAAGGCGTGGCGGAGCGCGCTGTGCTGGAAAAAATGAAGATGCCCGGCTGGTCGCCCAACGATGCACTGGGTCCTTTCCAAAACATACCTCGCTCTCTCCGTCTCATGTACGTCCATGCGTACCAATCCTACCTCTGGAACAGGTTGGTGTCCGAACGTGTGGCACGTTTCGGTGCATTGTCCCCTGTCGTGGGTGATTTGGTGCAGCATTCAGACGACTCGATCCACGTCCTCGATGCAGAGACTGTCTCGCAGCATTCGATGGATGACGTCGTCATGCCCATGCCAGGCGCTGATGTGCATCTTCCGCAGGACGGATGGCTAGAGCAATTGTACAAGGACATGCTTCAACAAGACGGCCTGACACCCGACTCTCTTTCATCCTCGCATCAACCAGAGTACCGCCTCAAAGGCGCGTACCGACGCCTCATTCACAAGCCGCGCAACTTGCGGTGCGAATTCCTTACGTATGCCGATGCGAATGCGCCGCTCTGTGCAACAGACGAAGAGGCTCTTTTGGGCGTTGCCATACCCACGcagagcgaggcgccaTACTTGGCGATGAAGCTTTCCTTTGAGCTTCCGCCCTCGTCCTACGCCACTGTTATGCTGCGCGAGATCTTGCGGACCGATACCAGCGCGCATGTTCACAAGGAACTCACGAAACAGTCCACGGCTTAGCATCCACAGCGATCTTGCGCAGCGGTGACATAGCTTGATACACCTGTCAGAGAAATGACGCCTCCGGCATCAGGCGCACCACCAGGAATACGATCACCGGGGCGTCGCACGCCAGGCGCCACATGGAGCCAGAGGGCGGGCGTTGTGACAATCTTGCGCACAAGCTCGTCAAAggcctcgtcgacatggcgcccCGCTTTGGCACTGCACTCCATGAATAGCATACCTTTTTCATCAGCATAATCACGTCCCTGTTCTGTGGTCACTTGCCGCTCTTCGTCCACATCCGTTTTGTTGCCGACCAACAAGCACACGGGTGGCACGTCGCCCTGGAACATGCGCAACTCACGGATCCACTCGGAGACATCTTCAAACGTACGTAGATCTGTGATATCGTACATCAAAACGACGCCTTGTGCGCCGCGATAGTAGCTGCTCGTGAGTGTGCGGTACCGTTCCTGGCCAGCTGTGTCCCATATACTCAGCTTGAACCACTTGCCGTCCACACAAACACTCTTGAGTTTGTAATCCAC encodes:
- a CDS encoding tRNA pseudouridine13 synthase, whose protein sequence is MSSADKSEHPSKRQRTEPSGHTYESDVGLLAYVHPGWRPVHAIIKQRYADFIVHELAADGRMVSITSLDPPPVWESKKPQGSWDDLRDFFGDRLPDVQAGCLQGPVDSCALTDKSHRTHIHRLLRALTGDRLISETIQVPEGSAVRVQQNTSRRSSRDDPDSESAAAPPYIHFTLQKTNRDSQEALQWLARFLKLDHRGRASSVNALSVAGTKDKRAVTVQRVALQRGRRTLREVWDRVNHIGQPISSDPGQKQRRTVHDAVTTRAERGLRIAHLSYADAPLQFGMLRGNHFTITLRDVRWTDTATPSDDIQRILGEHVRDLEAHGFINYFGMQRFGTGLVSTHQVGIAVLRKDFREALRLVLEAGALHGDADEEDAPPAVLATRQAQAAVAEKQYEDAYRLMPKKGVAERAVLEKMKMPGWSPNDALGPFQNIPRSLRLMYVHAYQSYLWNRLVSERVARFGALSPVVGDLVQHSDDSIHVLDAETVSQHSMDDVVMPMPGADVHLPQDGWLEQLYKDMLQQDGLTPDSLSSSHQPEYRLKGAYRRLIHKPRNLRCEFLTYADANAPLCATDEEALLGVAIPTQSEAPYLAMKLSFELPPSSYATVMLREILRTDTSAHVHKELTKQSTA
- a CDS encoding Ras-related protein Rab-18, whose amino-acid sequence is MAMVQGAERIATWLFPSTTTDRPMGEPTTTAELPTLKLLLIGSSGVGKSAFVRRYTDDLFVEDDAAATIGVDYKLKSVCVDGKWFKLSIWDTAGQERYRTLTSSYYRGAQGVVLMYDITDLRTFEDVSEWIRELRMFQGDVPPVCLLVGNKTDVDEERQVTTEQGRDYADEKGMLFMECSAKAGRHVDEAFDELVRKIVTTPALWLHVAPGVRRPGDRIPGGAPDAGGVISLTGVSSYVTAAQDRCGC